The following coding sequences are from one Saprospiraceae bacterium window:
- a CDS encoding CusA/CzcA family heavy metal efflux RND transporter codes for MLGKIIQYSIHHKLIVLLFSAGIVSFGLYSLFEIPIGAVPDVTNNQVQIITTSRNLATEDVEKFLTYPVELEMANLPDVKEIRSISKFGLSVVTVVFNDKIGTYLPRQLIAEKIKAAEEKIPAGFGKPFMGPISTGLGEIYQYVIEVDSAHRNDYTLSDVRTIQDWIVKRQLSGIPGVVEVNTWGGYLKQYEVAINPEKLRSLNISVPQAFSALEKNNSVAGGGYIEKTNQTYFIRGEGLVGSLKDIENIVIENRNGIPILMKDVATVGFGHATRFGAITGNGEGEKVLGQVMMLKGANSKAVIEAVKVRVAQISPSLPPGIRINAFLERSELIGKTSFTIAENLILGCLIVIFVVVLLLGNIRSGLVVASVIPMCLLFALSLMYVFGVDANLMSLGAIDFGIIIDGAVIIVEYIAFKITAERSHILALPKDERQGFIDNITHLGASKMMHSAVFGQLIIIIVFIPILSLVGVEGKMFKPMALVFCFALIGAMMLCFTYVPVMASLFMKPSDPDQNTISSRLITYFENSYKPTITWALENKKIVLGMAGVLLLSVAFIFTRMGGEFVPTLDEGDFVIQPVLKTGTSLSKTTEVTTRIETILKRFPEVEQVVSRIGAAEVPTDPMSMEESDVIIKLRPKAEWVSAKSKDELADKFKSALAEIPGVDFEFTQPIEMRFNELITGVRADLAIKIFGEDLDILYKKALEVEKAIDEIDGAADITVEKVAGLPQMSVKYDRQKIAKYGLNVEDLNNIITIGFAGKPAGTIFEGEKQFDLVVRFDEHHHKDIEDIETATIQLPDGNQLPLSEFANISYSKGPAKISRDNTKRRIVVGVNVRNRDLESVVKDVQTEINKKVRLPIGYTIEYGGQFENLRTANERLMIAVPIALLLIFVLLYFAFDSVKQALIIYSAIPMSAIGGVILLYIRDLPFSISAGVGFIALFGIAVLNGIVLIEEFKELKAHGITDINKRILIGTKNRLRPVLLTASAAALGFLPMAISTSAGAEVQRPLATVVIGGLISATALTLIVLPVLYALFDRKGHFPKIKVPMKGLLLIFIIATPMLCHPQDTKLSSKQAVELALKNNLGLKASSQRVAQTKLLEASAIDINKTEFYFNKDKSNIAPNNLPLNVWGLSQSIQFPTIYSAQRKGMKAKTQLSNDQFDIDKYALTKEVLKSYFEIVYWQQMLNHYQFLDSLFTTFAFAAQRKFDQGESNYLEKLIAETKKKEVSLQFNQIKESIKKSYIQLNQWVQSNSGFMIIDSAIERMQLNPIDSIGQPLLKYFTHAKNLVDRELELEKQKLLPDLNVSIYQGSNNGIGRQNYFGFQLGVAIPLWFSSHKAKISAAKTGVSILNSENENFKKQLEAKYMALQSDLRKYEEGLTYYESIGKKLSQETLFHAVKAFQNGEINFFQYTQLIENAKSIETNYLNAFYQYNLTVLEANYLMKEL; via the coding sequence ATGTTAGGTAAAATCATTCAGTACAGCATCCATCACAAGTTGATAGTACTTTTATTTTCAGCAGGTATTGTCAGCTTTGGACTGTATTCTCTATTCGAGATTCCAATTGGTGCTGTTCCAGATGTCACTAACAATCAGGTCCAAATTATTACGACTTCCAGAAATCTGGCGACTGAAGATGTTGAGAAATTTCTGACTTATCCGGTGGAATTGGAAATGGCCAACTTGCCTGATGTTAAAGAAATTCGATCCATTTCAAAATTTGGCCTCTCGGTCGTAACGGTTGTTTTTAATGATAAAATAGGTACCTATCTGCCAAGGCAACTTATTGCAGAAAAAATTAAAGCTGCAGAAGAAAAAATACCAGCGGGATTTGGAAAACCATTTATGGGCCCCATCTCTACTGGTCTCGGAGAAATTTACCAATATGTTATTGAAGTAGATTCAGCACACCGAAACGATTATACATTATCGGATGTACGTACCATACAAGATTGGATTGTTAAACGTCAACTTTCAGGGATTCCGGGTGTCGTTGAAGTGAATACCTGGGGTGGTTACCTAAAGCAATATGAAGTTGCTATCAATCCGGAAAAACTTAGAAGTCTGAATATCTCAGTTCCCCAGGCATTTTCTGCATTGGAAAAAAACAATAGTGTAGCAGGTGGAGGGTATATAGAAAAAACGAATCAAACATATTTTATCAGAGGAGAAGGTTTGGTAGGTTCGCTAAAGGATATTGAAAACATCGTCATTGAAAACAGAAATGGAATACCTATTTTAATGAAAGACGTCGCCACAGTTGGATTTGGACATGCAACACGTTTTGGTGCAATAACCGGAAATGGCGAAGGTGAAAAAGTATTGGGTCAGGTGATGATGCTTAAAGGAGCCAACTCAAAAGCCGTAATCGAGGCAGTAAAAGTAAGGGTTGCTCAAATATCTCCCTCGCTTCCTCCGGGAATTCGTATCAATGCATTTTTGGAGAGAAGCGAACTCATCGGTAAAACCAGTTTCACCATTGCCGAGAACCTCATTCTAGGTTGCTTAATCGTAATTTTTGTAGTTGTGCTTTTGCTAGGCAATATTCGTTCCGGATTAGTGGTAGCGTCAGTAATTCCTATGTGTTTGCTCTTTGCATTATCGCTTATGTATGTCTTTGGTGTGGATGCAAATCTTATGAGCCTTGGAGCCATTGACTTTGGAATCATTATAGATGGTGCAGTTATTATAGTAGAATATATTGCATTTAAAATCACAGCAGAACGCAGCCATATATTGGCATTGCCTAAAGATGAAAGACAAGGATTCATTGACAACATAACGCATTTAGGTGCATCAAAAATGATGCACTCTGCAGTTTTTGGCCAGTTAATCATTATTATCGTATTTATCCCAATTCTTTCATTGGTTGGTGTGGAAGGTAAAATGTTCAAGCCCATGGCTTTGGTATTTTGCTTTGCTTTGATAGGAGCAATGATGCTTTGTTTTACCTATGTGCCTGTGATGGCATCATTATTTATGAAACCATCAGATCCTGATCAAAATACGATTTCATCGCGTTTGATAACATACTTCGAAAATAGTTATAAACCTACAATAACATGGGCATTAGAAAATAAAAAAATTGTTTTAGGAATGGCAGGGGTTCTTCTCCTTTCCGTTGCTTTCATTTTTACCCGAATGGGTGGAGAATTTGTACCTACCCTCGATGAAGGTGATTTTGTGATTCAGCCTGTTTTGAAAACAGGAACCTCACTAAGCAAAACAACTGAAGTGACTACCCGAATCGAAACAATTTTGAAGCGATTTCCGGAGGTAGAACAAGTAGTGAGTAGAATTGGAGCTGCAGAAGTACCTACAGACCCAATGTCTATGGAAGAGAGTGATGTAATTATCAAATTAAGACCAAAGGCAGAATGGGTATCTGCTAAAAGCAAAGACGAGCTTGCAGATAAATTCAAAAGCGCCTTGGCAGAAATACCTGGAGTAGATTTTGAATTTACGCAGCCCATTGAAATGAGGTTCAATGAATTGATCACCGGGGTGCGAGCCGATCTGGCTATCAAGATTTTTGGAGAGGATTTGGATATTTTATATAAAAAAGCATTGGAAGTAGAAAAAGCAATTGATGAGATTGATGGAGCTGCTGATATAACTGTTGAAAAAGTTGCAGGACTGCCTCAAATGTCTGTCAAATATGACAGGCAAAAAATTGCAAAATATGGACTCAATGTCGAAGATCTAAACAACATCATTACCATAGGTTTTGCCGGAAAACCAGCCGGTACTATTTTTGAAGGCGAAAAACAATTTGATTTGGTCGTTCGATTTGATGAGCATCATCATAAGGACATTGAAGATATCGAAACAGCTACGATTCAATTGCCAGATGGCAACCAATTGCCTCTAAGTGAATTTGCAAACATTAGCTATTCAAAAGGACCTGCAAAAATCTCAAGAGACAACACCAAAAGAAGAATAGTGGTTGGTGTCAATGTCCGAAACAGAGACCTGGAATCTGTGGTAAAGGATGTTCAAACAGAAATAAATAAAAAAGTCAGGCTCCCCATTGGTTATACCATTGAATATGGAGGTCAATTTGAAAACTTAAGAACTGCCAACGAAAGATTAATGATTGCAGTTCCAATTGCGCTCCTACTCATATTTGTACTGCTCTACTTTGCATTTGATTCAGTCAAGCAAGCCTTGATCATATACAGTGCAATACCTATGTCAGCAATTGGTGGAGTCATACTACTTTACATACGGGATCTACCTTTCAGCATTTCGGCTGGTGTGGGATTCATTGCTCTTTTCGGCATAGCCGTATTAAATGGAATTGTGCTGATTGAAGAATTCAAGGAATTGAAAGCACATGGGATTACGGACATCAACAAACGAATACTTATAGGCACTAAAAACAGATTGAGACCTGTATTGCTTACGGCATCAGCTGCAGCTTTGGGTTTCTTGCCTATGGCCATTTCTACATCAGCCGGTGCTGAAGTTCAGAGACCTTTAGCTACTGTTGTAATTGGTGGATTAATTTCCGCAACGGCACTCACACTTATTGTATTGCCGGTGCTTTATGCTCTGTTTGATAGAAAAGGACATTTCCCAAAAATAAAAGTACCAATGAAGGGCCTATTACTGATATTCATTATTGCAACTCCAATGCTTTGCCATCCTCAGGACACAAAATTATCTTCCAAACAAGCCGTAGAATTAGCATTGAAAAATAATCTTGGCTTGAAAGCTTCCTCCCAAAGAGTTGCCCAAACTAAACTATTAGAGGCAAGTGCAATTGACATTAATAAAACAGAATTTTATTTTAACAAAGACAAGAGTAACATTGCCCCTAATAACTTGCCTCTGAATGTTTGGGGCCTAAGTCAATCCATTCAGTTTCCGACCATTTACAGTGCTCAGCGCAAAGGAATGAAGGCGAAAACACAATTGTCCAATGATCAGTTTGACATTGACAAATACGCTTTAACCAAAGAAGTTTTAAAATCTTATTTCGAAATTGTGTATTGGCAACAAATGCTCAATCACTACCAATTTCTGGATAGTCTATTCACTACTTTCGCGTTTGCTGCGCAGAGAAAGTTTGATCAGGGTGAATCCAATTATCTGGAAAAATTAATAGCAGAGACTAAAAAGAAGGAAGTGTCACTGCAGTTTAATCAAATTAAAGAAAGCATCAAAAAATCATATATTCAATTGAATCAATGGGTTCAATCCAATTCCGGTTTTATGATTATCGATTCAGCAATTGAACGCATGCAATTGAATCCGATTGATTCAATCGGCCAACCGCTTTTAAAATATTTTACGCATGCGAAAAATCTGGTTGATCGGGAGCTTGAATTGGAAAAGCAAAAATTATTGCCTGATCTTAATGTTTCAATATATCAGGGCTCAAATAATGGCATTGGTAGGCAAAACTATTTTGGATTCCAACTTGGAGTAGCCATTCCTTTATGGTTTAGCTCACATAAAGCCAAAATAAGTGCGGCAAAAACAGGTGTTTCCATTTTGAATTCTGAAAATGAAAATTTTAAAAAGCAATTGGAAGCAAAGTATATGGCGCTTCAATCTGATTTACGAAAATATGAAGAAGGACTAACTTACTACGAATCAATAGGAAAGAAACTTTCGCAAGAAACCTTATTCCATGCGGTAAAAGCTTTTCAAAATGGCGAAATTAACTTTTTTCAATATACCCAGCTAATAGAAAATGCCAAATCCATTGAGACAAATTATCTCAATGCATTTTATCAATACAATTTGACTGTTTTGGAAGCCAATTATTTAATGAAAGAACTATGA
- a CDS encoding HAMP domain-containing protein translates to MSLNFKNRIAFHYMVATAILMVIVFGTIFFMVKAAVFRNLDRDLSYEAEKHTKEIKISGDSIFFINKAEWEEIEHREVQVNPVFIQLIDKRGGLMDKSPNLKQDILPFKESEFGGHFNAAINERKIRQVQIPIESNGKIKGYILAAMSSESSLSVILKLRNVLIVSFFIVLIGLYFVSRFLAGRSIIPIQEMTHTISRITRNNLKERVSLPENRDEIYELSSSFNALIERIENALIREKQFTSDASHELRTPLSALRGTLEVLIRKPRNQQEYEEKIQYSLKEIERMTVILEQLLLLARLEKSNSINFDECLALPTVIDESIAHFKSQIAEKNLKINFELKIADTLRVPYFYSKIIIDNILSNAIKYSHYNGEINICVDIMNNRTMCSIKDDGIGIKAEELDQIFDSFYRSDALNHKHISGNGLGLSIAKKCADAIHAELKVSSTYGQGTVVTILF, encoded by the coding sequence ATGAGCTTAAATTTCAAAAATAGAATTGCTTTTCATTACATGGTGGCAACAGCTATCTTAATGGTGATTGTTTTTGGTACCATATTTTTCATGGTAAAAGCTGCTGTATTTCGAAATTTGGATCGTGATTTATCTTATGAAGCTGAAAAACATACGAAAGAAATAAAAATCAGTGGCGACAGCATCTTTTTTATCAATAAAGCTGAATGGGAGGAAATTGAACATCGTGAAGTACAAGTTAACCCTGTATTTATTCAGCTGATTGATAAACGAGGTGGATTAATGGATAAGTCTCCAAATTTAAAACAGGATATTTTGCCATTTAAAGAATCCGAATTTGGAGGACATTTTAATGCTGCAATCAACGAACGAAAAATTAGACAGGTTCAAATACCAATAGAAAGTAATGGAAAAATAAAAGGGTATATTTTGGCAGCTATGTCCTCTGAATCTTCTTTATCGGTGATATTAAAATTAAGAAATGTTTTGATTGTTTCTTTTTTCATAGTATTAATTGGCTTGTACTTTGTATCGCGTTTTCTTGCAGGCAGAAGCATTATCCCCATTCAGGAAATGACGCATACCATTTCAAGAATCACCAGGAATAATTTAAAAGAACGGGTAAGCTTACCTGAAAACAGGGACGAAATTTATGAACTTTCTTCCAGTTTTAATGCTCTTATAGAACGTATTGAAAACGCACTGATAAGAGAAAAACAGTTTACTTCTGACGCTTCACATGAGCTCAGAACCCCATTGTCTGCCTTGAGAGGTACTTTAGAAGTACTCATTCGTAAACCAAGAAATCAACAGGAATACGAAGAAAAAATCCAATATAGTTTAAAGGAAATTGAGCGAATGACGGTCATATTGGAGCAGCTCCTGCTACTCGCCCGTTTAGAAAAATCAAACAGTATAAATTTTGACGAATGTTTAGCACTTCCAACAGTCATTGATGAATCAATAGCACATTTTAAATCTCAAATTGCTGAGAAAAATCTAAAGATAAATTTTGAACTTAAAATAGCAGATACCTTACGGGTACCTTATTTTTACAGTAAAATTATAATTGATAATATTTTGAGTAATGCGATTAAATATTCTCATTATAATGGTGAGATAAACATCTGCGTGGATATTATGAACAACCGCACGATGTGTTCCATCAAAGATGATGGAATAGGTATTAAGGCAGAGGAACTGGACCAAATTTTTGATAGCTTTTATCGGTCTGATGCATTAAATCACAAGCATATTTCAGGGAATGGTTTAGGGCTTTCTATTGCAAAAAAATGTGCCGATGCCATTCATGCCGAATTAAAAGTAAGCAGTACTTACGGTCAGGGAACGGTGGTGACAATTTTGTTTTAA
- a CDS encoding response regulator transcription factor encodes MRILIVEDEQGIAAFLKQGLEEESFAVDVAYDGRKGLQLALSGAYDLLLLDWMLPGMSGIEICRQFRKEFLKTPIIFLTAKDTLDETVFGLQSGANDYIKKPFHFEELLERIKVQLRPKTGEHSLFTLGRISLNTETHQVFKDEMEINLTLKEFALLEFLLRNKGKVCRRSRIIESVWDIHFDYNTSIIDVYINALRKKLALSDEENYIQTVRGVGYIAKEI; translated from the coding sequence ATGAGAATACTAATCGTAGAAGATGAGCAAGGAATAGCAGCTTTTCTAAAGCAGGGCTTGGAGGAGGAGTCTTTTGCTGTTGATGTTGCGTATGATGGAAGGAAAGGCTTGCAGCTTGCTCTTTCAGGTGCGTATGACTTGCTTTTATTGGATTGGATGCTTCCGGGAATGAGCGGAATTGAGATTTGCAGACAATTCAGAAAGGAATTTCTCAAAACACCAATTATTTTTCTTACTGCAAAGGATACTTTGGATGAGACCGTTTTTGGTTTGCAATCAGGAGCTAATGATTACATCAAGAAGCCTTTTCATTTTGAAGAACTTTTAGAAAGGATCAAAGTACAATTGAGGCCCAAAACAGGTGAGCACTCGTTGTTCACGTTGGGGAGAATATCCCTCAATACTGAAACACATCAAGTCTTTAAAGATGAAATGGAAATCAATTTGACTTTAAAAGAATTTGCATTGTTGGAATTTCTGCTTCGCAACAAAGGCAAAGTATGTAGAAGAAGTCGAATTATAGAAAGTGTTTGGGATATACACTTCGACTACAATACCAGTATAATTGATGTTTATATCAATGCACTTAGAAAAAAACTCGCATTATCGGATGAAGAAAATTACATCCAGACCGTTCGGGGAGTGGGATATATCGCTAAAGAAATATGA
- a CDS encoding carboxypeptidase-like regulatory domain-containing protein, which translates to MKANYLILYLVCNFTVTLIGQQTYEIEGRVNHMGTNEPIPFATIYNKSLKIGTISNTDGYFRISINGYRDTVRISFIGFKDQIINLKGGVSFYLINLEENFHMLKEITVTPKDNSYLFQLLQECRKKSSPVDITAKSYYELKSFINNKQIEFVEGYYNADIKSYQLSGLHFKTGRIALQPYEDRFFVSLESSRAILLLDLFKGNEQFPLNPLELSKSKLRKNFTLSLDNTFLDGEADSIYVIEYFPKDTTGRFFEGKIWINKTKKQFMKITLNCRNALKHPFLPLFPSDKVANVCFNITQSYISVNDQSYFNHIDFVYKFDYHSRMGNTEEQTYSIVTNTVLHTYDYNDVFILPVFDYSFQYMDDYRKVNAIPYNEFFWNYNNEYRLNDSLNKNEHFFKDSNSINNKALFKSNSFMKLGLLEHPYVEWSKARIKLREILPDSVENELFKNLRSEQFKLSVKIFLDVNSYKDSTNVITSTIFDPYHSYYYLPMDQTTQCFINIYFDLYEIRRRALIEKLKTVKNDIYLLRKIFIAEITEFEIEMRIYLEAVQRGTIVAELKKYNDFVFNNLGIDNIEFFQLFKK; encoded by the coding sequence ATGAAAGCGAATTATTTGATATTATATTTAGTCTGTAACTTTACAGTAACATTGATTGGACAGCAAACATATGAAATCGAAGGAAGAGTCAATCATATGGGAACGAATGAACCAATACCTTTCGCTACTATTTACAATAAGAGCCTAAAAATTGGAACGATAAGCAATACAGATGGCTATTTTAGAATTTCTATAAATGGATACCGGGATACAGTTCGAATTTCATTTATTGGATTTAAAGATCAAATAATCAATCTTAAGGGTGGTGTAAGTTTTTATTTGATAAATCTTGAAGAGAACTTTCATATGTTGAAAGAAATAACGGTAACACCTAAGGACAACTCTTATTTATTTCAATTGTTGCAGGAATGCAGGAAAAAATCATCTCCGGTTGATATCACCGCAAAATCATATTATGAGTTAAAGAGCTTCATCAACAACAAACAAATTGAGTTTGTAGAAGGCTATTATAATGCGGATATCAAATCGTATCAATTGTCTGGCTTACATTTTAAAACCGGAAGAATTGCATTACAGCCTTATGAAGATCGATTCTTTGTATCCCTGGAAAGTTCGAGAGCAATTTTGCTGTTGGATTTATTTAAAGGAAATGAACAATTTCCTTTAAATCCGCTTGAATTGTCAAAATCTAAATTAAGAAAGAATTTTACTTTGAGTTTGGACAACACTTTTCTTGACGGAGAAGCCGATTCTATTTATGTGATTGAATATTTTCCTAAAGATACGACCGGCAGATTTTTTGAAGGCAAAATTTGGATCAATAAAACAAAAAAGCAATTTATGAAGATAACTTTAAATTGCAGGAATGCCCTTAAACATCCATTTTTACCTTTGTTTCCTTCAGACAAGGTTGCAAATGTTTGTTTTAATATTACGCAATCTTACATATCTGTAAATGATCAGTCTTATTTTAATCACATCGATTTTGTTTACAAATTTGACTATCATAGCAGAATGGGAAACACGGAAGAACAAACTTATTCAATAGTTACCAATACTGTTTTGCATACCTATGATTACAATGATGTTTTTATACTACCTGTTTTTGATTATTCGTTTCAATACATGGATGATTATCGTAAAGTCAATGCAATTCCTTATAATGAATTCTTTTGGAACTATAACAATGAATACCGATTGAATGATAGTCTGAATAAGAATGAACATTTTTTTAAAGATAGCAATTCAATAAATAATAAAGCGCTTTTCAAATCTAATTCTTTTATGAAATTGGGCTTACTGGAACACCCTTATGTGGAATGGTCAAAAGCAAGAATTAAACTTCGCGAAATTCTTCCTGATTCAGTTGAAAACGAACTTTTTAAAAATTTGAGATCTGAACAATTTAAACTTTCTGTTAAAATCTTTTTAGATGTAAATTCGTACAAGGATTCAACAAATGTTATTACTTCTACCATTTTCGACCCATACCATAGTTATTACTACCTTCCTATGGATCAAACAACCCAATGCTTTATTAATATTTATTTTGACTTGTATGAAATCAGGAGACGGGCTTTAATTGAGAAGTTGAAAACGGTAAAAAATGACATTTATTTATTGCGAAAAATATTCATTGCAGAAATAACCGAGTTTGAAATTGAAATGAGAATTTACCTCGAAGCAGTTCAGCGGGGAACTATTGTAGCGGAGTTGAAAAAGTACAATGATTTTGTTTTCAATAACCTGGGAATTGATAATATTGAATTTTTTCAATTATTTAAAAAATAA
- a CDS encoding DUF3667 domain-containing protein, translated as MPGKKLHTEHCKNCNYDFRIDLPNMKYCPNCGQENHSPRMPFFHYLYELIEGIFHLDNKTWLTIKTLFLHPGMITKNFIEDKRNRYSPPVRMYIWCTALFMFSFWLLMDTISHKLEPVSKANRSMSQRFDDLADTSSSAIRILTSAFWPTLPSTPILKQRELKYIPDHKIKDWLKEQNYPADYFHIQLIKAYRSQCNSQLTLSAFTKKVTAGNNLIFILLLPFNALLLFPVLYRKKFFYYDSMIFTVHINTWIPLFQSVWIWVLAIMLVCLDLPELIFLSIPLINAIYYLIALKNAFSYSWTATIARGFPAFIIDTLYHWIIMLSYSAWFMN; from the coding sequence ATGCCAGGTAAAAAATTACATACCGAGCACTGTAAAAATTGCAACTACGATTTTAGGATTGACCTGCCTAATATGAAATACTGCCCAAATTGCGGGCAGGAAAATCATAGTCCGAGAATGCCATTCTTTCACTATTTATATGAGCTTATCGAGGGTATTTTCCATTTGGATAATAAAACTTGGCTAACTATAAAGACCTTGTTTTTACACCCTGGAATGATTACAAAAAACTTTATAGAAGACAAGCGAAATCGGTACTCTCCTCCTGTGAGGATGTACATCTGGTGCACAGCGCTCTTCATGTTTAGTTTTTGGCTTTTAATGGATACTATTAGTCACAAATTAGAACCGGTATCCAAAGCCAATAGATCGATGAGTCAGCGATTTGATGATTTGGCGGATACTTCAAGTAGTGCCATCAGAATATTAACCAGTGCATTTTGGCCTACGCTCCCATCGACACCGATACTTAAGCAGAGGGAATTAAAGTACATTCCTGACCATAAAATTAAAGATTGGTTAAAAGAACAAAATTATCCTGCAGATTATTTTCATATTCAATTAATTAAGGCTTACCGTTCACAATGCAATAGTCAACTTACGCTATCTGCATTCACAAAAAAAGTGACAGCCGGGAATAATCTTATTTTCATATTGTTGCTTCCTTTTAATGCATTATTGCTGTTTCCCGTTTTATATAGAAAAAAATTCTTTTATTATGATTCTATGATTTTTACAGTTCATATAAATACCTGGATTCCACTTTTTCAATCTGTGTGGATATGGGTTTTAGCAATAATGTTGGTATGCCTGGATTTACCAGAGCTAATCTTTTTATCTATACCACTTATTAATGCAATCTATTATTTAATTGCATTAAAAAATGCATTTAGCTATAGTTGGACCGCCACAATTGCTCGAGGGTTTCCTGCCTTTATTATTGACACTTTGTATCATTGGATAATTATGTTGTCTTATTCAGCTTGGTTTATGAATTAA
- a CDS encoding sigma-70 family RNA polymerase sigma factor, whose product MEAFERIYDLYMDDFLNSASYKYNSVPHEDLLDAWQDTVISFFEQIRSGKITQLSCSIRTFLFLLGFRYISKNKKKYIKEISSDTFEQAEIPESIMLTFDYEEPDQEDRQLMLDAIEELPAQSKKMLQLRYIEGKTIDEIVKVMQYNSVNAVSVTLSRNLKRLKEIIESKQNARII is encoded by the coding sequence ATGGAAGCGTTTGAGCGGATTTACGATTTATATATGGATGATTTTCTAAATTCTGCGAGTTATAAATATAATTCAGTACCACATGAAGACCTGCTTGATGCATGGCAGGATACCGTAATTTCCTTTTTCGAGCAAATCCGTTCTGGAAAAATAACTCAATTAAGTTGTAGCATCCGAACATTTTTATTCCTGCTTGGTTTCAGGTATATCTCAAAGAATAAAAAAAAGTATATAAAAGAAATAAGCTCCGATACTTTTGAACAAGCAGAAATTCCGGAATCCATAATGCTTACATTCGATTATGAAGAACCGGATCAGGAAGATCGCCAACTGATGCTCGATGCCATAGAAGAATTACCAGCCCAAAGTAAAAAGATGTTGCAACTTAGATATATCGAAGGGAAAACTATTGATGAAATTGTGAAAGTCATGCAATATAATTCCGTAAATGCTGTGAGTGTAACTTTATCGAGAAATCTCAAACGACTCAAAGAAATAATAGAATCAAAACAAAATGCACGGATAATATGA
- a CDS encoding tetratricopeptide repeat protein: MNIEQIDRYFSGHMDPNERAAFETKMNTDPSFKNEVLQYQKAVEAIKVYSRKELKDHLIKRTKQKNKVISKTKIILWIAIASIILLVILWLKADHQPHEIHQQLIPHSQDTSLQLKIANLKDTTINLQNKYAQTKNKNENSNADQLFAVHFSAFTDELLQSQVRGLQDEPTPFELFQQLYIDAQYKEALKIFETLDASLQRIDNFRFLQANAMMATNQIEEAKVVLKSILKNQQTRYIKEVYWYLALCEIQQRNFSQAKTYLLNSELKYDKKAQTLLNKISN, translated from the coding sequence ATGAATATTGAACAAATAGATCGATATTTCTCAGGTCATATGGACCCCAACGAACGTGCTGCATTTGAAACAAAAATGAACACTGATCCAAGTTTCAAGAACGAAGTATTACAATATCAAAAGGCTGTCGAAGCCATAAAAGTGTATTCGAGAAAGGAACTGAAAGACCACCTGATTAAAAGAACAAAGCAAAAGAACAAAGTAATTTCTAAAACCAAAATAATACTTTGGATTGCCATTGCAAGTATTATATTGTTAGTCATTTTATGGTTGAAAGCCGATCATCAGCCACATGAAATACATCAACAATTGATTCCACATTCTCAAGATACTAGCCTTCAATTAAAAATAGCCAATTTAAAAGACACGACCATAAACTTACAAAACAAATACGCTCAAACCAAAAATAAAAATGAAAATTCCAATGCAGATCAGCTGTTTGCAGTTCACTTCAGTGCTTTTACCGATGAGCTGCTTCAATCTCAAGTAAGAGGCCTACAAGATGAACCAACTCCTTTTGAATTATTTCAGCAATTGTATATTGACGCACAATACAAAGAAGCATTAAAAATATTTGAAACTCTCGATGCTTCACTACAACGAATCGACAATTTCAGATTTTTACAAGCCAATGCAATGATGGCTACAAATCAGATTGAAGAGGCAAAAGTAGTATTAAAATCAATTCTTAAAAACCAACAGACCCGCTATATTAAAGAAGTTTACTGGTATCTTGCTCTTTGTGAAATTCAGCAGAGAAATTTTTCACAGGCAAAGACTTATCTTTTAAATTCTGAATTAAAGTACGATAAAAAAGCTCAGACATTATTAAATAAAATTTCAAATTAA